A genomic region of Spirochaetota bacterium contains the following coding sequences:
- the hfq gene encoding RNA chaperone Hfq — translation MTKQTTNLQDTFLNAVRKEKIEITVFLMNGVPIKGKVLSFDNFTILLEVDKKQNMIYKHAVSTIVPLKPVQYREDEDQ, via the coding sequence ATGACAAAACAAACTACAAATTTACAGGATACATTTTTGAATGCTGTTAGAAAGGAAAAGATTGAGATAACTGTATTTCTTATGAATGGAGTTCCAATAAAAGGCAAAGTATTAAGTTTTGATAATTTTACGATTTTACTTGAGGTAGACAAAAAGCAAAATATGATTTATAAGCATGCTGTATCAACTATTGTACCTCTAAAACCTGTTCAATACAGGGAAGATGAGGATCAATAG